In Zea mays cultivar B73 chromosome 7, Zm-B73-REFERENCE-NAM-5.0, whole genome shotgun sequence, the following proteins share a genomic window:
- the LOC100282140 gene encoding small nuclear ribonucleoprotein-associated protein B: MSNPKGSKMLQFINYRMRVTIQDGRQLVGKFMAFDRHMNLVLGDCEEFRRLPPSKSSKTTGEREERRTLGLLLLRGEEVVSMTVEGPPPPDESRAKAAAAGGALAGPGIGRAAGRGVPTGPLLQAAPGLAGPVRGVGGPAPGMMQPQISRPPMPNLSAQPVSYPQVVRPPQGMPPPMRPGMPPQMQMPFRPPGAPPAPFPGAPPQQFMRGPPPMGPPQVRPGMPGPPPPGMRPGMPPPPFGQPRPGMPPPPPGPQQPGQNPPQ, translated from the coding sequence ATGTCGAACCCGAAGGGCTCCAAGATGCTCCAGTTCATCAACTACCGCATGCGGGTGACGATCCAGGACGGGCGCCAACTTGTGGGCAAGTTCATGGCGTTCGACCGCCACATGAACCTCGTCCTCGGCGATTGCGAGGAGTTTCGCCGCCTCCCGCCCTCCAAGTCCTCCAAGACTACCGGTGAACGCGAGGAGCGCCGCACGCtcggcctcctcctcctccgcggCGAGGAGGTAGTATCCATGACCGTCGAGGGCCCACCACCGCCCGACGAGTCCCGCGCCAAGGCCGCGGCGGCGGGCGGAGCCCTCGCCGGCCCTGGCATCGGCCGCGCCGCTGGGCGCGGTGTGCCCACCGGCCCGCTGCTCCAGGCAGCTCCTGGGCTCGCTGGTCCTGTACGTGGGGTTGGTGGACCCGCCCCCGGCATGATGCAGCCCCAGATCTCGCGGCCGCCGATGCCCAACCTGTCGGCCCAGCCGGTGTCGTATCCGCAGGTCGTGCGCCCGCCGCAGGGGATGCCTCCCCCAATGCGTCCTGGAATGCCGCCGCAGATGCAGATGCCGTTCCGCCCGCCTGGAGCGCCGCCTGCTCCGTTCCCTGGGGCACCGCCACAACAGTTCATGAGGGGACCACCGCCGATGGGGCCGCCACAAGTGAGGCCCGGGATGCCGGGGCCACCACCTCCTGGAATGAGGCCTGGAATGCCTCCGCCACCATTCGGACAGCCgaggccagggatgccacctccgCCACCTGGCCCGCAGCAGCCTGGACAAAACCCGCCTCAGTAG